In bacterium, a single genomic region encodes these proteins:
- a CDS encoding 3-hydroxybutyryl-CoA dehydrogenase (converts (S)-3-hydroxybutanoyl-CoA to 3-acetoacetyl-CoA) translates to MGASGISKIGVIGIGTMGNGIAQVSAQCGFDTIVIDVSEEVVAKGLAKIHKSLERLVASYEKSGGAKGISAEAAAEAKGRLKTGVATADLLGCDIIIEAIIENYEAKAAKFKELSELGFSGILASNTSSISITKLASCYAHPEKFMGMHFMNPVPLQPGVELIRGFLTSDETSETVTALTRDLGKEPIKAEDKAGFGINRMFVPFCNEAYRVVEEGIMSVEDCDKTTLCLGHKMGPLTTSDYVGLDTMYYITHVLWAEFGDAYRPSPLLTRLFEAGHFGIKTGKGFYIYDEQGNKIGVNPAVARYRIGG, encoded by the coding sequence ATGGGCGCAAGCGGAATTTCGAAAATCGGCGTCATCGGCATCGGCACGATGGGCAACGGCATCGCGCAGGTTTCGGCGCAGTGCGGGTTCGACACGATCGTCATCGACGTAAGCGAAGAGGTCGTCGCCAAGGGGCTGGCCAAGATTCACAAGTCGCTGGAGCGGCTGGTCGCGAGCTACGAGAAAAGCGGCGGAGCGAAGGGAATATCCGCGGAAGCCGCGGCCGAGGCGAAGGGCCGGCTCAAAACGGGCGTCGCTACGGCGGACCTTCTGGGCTGCGACATAATCATCGAGGCGATAATCGAGAATTACGAGGCCAAGGCCGCGAAATTTAAGGAACTATCGGAGCTTGGATTCAGCGGCATACTCGCTTCGAATACGAGCAGCATTTCGATAACCAAGCTGGCGTCCTGCTACGCGCATCCGGAAAAATTCATGGGGATGCACTTCATGAATCCGGTGCCGCTGCAGCCGGGCGTCGAGCTCATCCGGGGTTTCCTGACGAGCGACGAAACGAGCGAGACGGTGACGGCATTGACGCGCGACCTCGGCAAGGAACCGATCAAGGCGGAAGACAAGGCAGGATTCGGTATCAACCGGATGTTCGTCCCCTTCTGCAACGAGGCGTACCGGGTCGTCGAGGAAGGGATAATGAGCGTGGAGGACTGCGACAAGACGACGCTGTGCTTGGGGCACAAGATGGGGCCGCTGACGACGTCGGATTACGTCGGACTCGACACGATGTACTACATCACGCACGTCCTCTGGGCGGAGTTCGGCGACGCGTACCGGCCGAGCCCGCTTCTGACCAGGCTGTTTGAAGCCGGACACTTCGGGATCAAGACCGGCAAGGGATTCTACATCTACGACGAGCAGGGGAACAAGATTGGCGTGAATCCCGCCGTGGCGCGGTACCGGATCGGGGGGTAG
- a CDS encoding TonB family protein, producing MRLTWKAWVLAGSVAFHLLLFAILKVPVILARSPQVALIFNFSEPPKIEQPKPEPPKTKPPKIEEKKREERKQEPEKKQNEPPPPPKAPEPMPSDLVDDGRPVVNPEPDGVPEGEAGGVPGGTPGGTGTAEPAPATPEPGPKPEPPPEPEKPKVDTAAILSKYTSSVKSKVQGAKFYPEQAKRMEHEGSVKVRFTVTASGGVSGVSVASSSGFSDLDSAAVQAVQNAAPFGAIPEELGKSSLTMTVTLNYKLN from the coding sequence ATGCGCCTTACATGGAAAGCATGGGTGCTTGCCGGCAGCGTGGCGTTTCATCTGCTGCTTTTCGCCATTCTGAAAGTGCCTGTGATTCTGGCGCGCTCGCCGCAGGTGGCGCTGATTTTCAATTTCAGCGAGCCGCCGAAAATCGAACAGCCGAAGCCGGAACCGCCAAAGACCAAGCCGCCGAAAATCGAGGAAAAAAAACGCGAAGAAAGGAAGCAGGAGCCTGAAAAGAAACAGAACGAGCCGCCTCCCCCCCCGAAGGCGCCGGAGCCGATGCCTTCGGATCTTGTTGACGACGGCAGGCCGGTGGTAAATCCGGAGCCGGACGGCGTGCCGGAGGGCGAAGCGGGCGGCGTGCCGGGAGGAACGCCCGGCGGAACCGGAACGGCCGAGCCCGCGCCCGCAACTCCGGAGCCGGGGCCGAAACCGGAGCCGCCGCCCGAGCCGGAGAAACCGAAAGTGGACACCGCCGCGATCCTCTCGAAATACACGAGCTCGGTGAAATCCAAAGTTCAGGGCGCGAAGTTCTATCCCGAGCAGGCGAAGCGTATGGAGCACGAGGGCAGCGTCAAGGTGCGGTTCACCGTCACCGCGTCCGGCGGCGTGTCGGGCGTGAGCGTCGCGTCGTCGAGCGGATTCTCCGACTTGGACAGCGCCGCGGTGCAGGCGGTGCAGAACGCGGCTCCTTTTGGAGCGATCCCGGAGGAGCTTGGCAAGTCGTCGCTCACAATGACCGTGACGCTTAACTATAAGCTGAATTAG
- a CDS encoding biopolymer transporter ExbD, translating to MPRRRIRRKPLPEAGIMIAPLLDCIFILLLFFMLVNRFLAPSINVDLPRSVSADITEEKALNLAIDKDANLFLNQAPVEWENLVAALTTAKEESHPEIVRIKSDKTVPIETVVKAIDAVRAAGMKSVALETATREALEAKTGGE from the coding sequence ATGCCCCGCCGCCGCATCCGCCGCAAGCCGTTGCCTGAAGCCGGGATAATGATCGCCCCGCTGTTGGATTGCATTTTCATCCTGCTTCTGTTTTTCATGCTGGTCAACCGGTTCCTCGCGCCTTCGATCAACGTGGATTTGCCGCGCAGCGTGAGCGCTGACATCACCGAGGAAAAGGCGCTCAACCTCGCGATAGACAAGGACGCGAATTTGTTTTTGAACCAGGCGCCAGTCGAATGGGAGAACCTCGTCGCGGCGCTGACGACGGCAAAGGAAGAGAGCCATCCCGAAATCGTGCGGATCAAGTCGGATAAGACCGTGCCTATAGAAACCGTGGTGAAGGCGATAGACGCGGTGCGCGCCGCGGGGATGAAATCGGTCGCGCTCGAAACCGCGACGCGGGAGGCGCTGGAAGCCAAGACGGGGGGGGAGTAG
- a CDS encoding MotA/TolQ/ExbB proton channel family protein: MEWFEKGGIFMWPLLAESIAALYFIIERSIFFMAVLPRYRRNLMETCESDKVKTGADGNPDGDPLVRELLAAKRDKSLNLESVDIAIEEHLRIPQHGLTGINIIAQTAPLLGLLGTITGLIRAFIQIQNLQGQVNPSDLAGGIWEALITTAAGLCIAIPCVIAYLHFTRQVAKHETWLARAVAHVEKVFRRMGWEVI; this comes from the coding sequence GTGGAATGGTTCGAAAAAGGCGGCATATTCATGTGGCCTCTCCTTGCGGAGAGCATCGCCGCGCTGTATTTCATTATCGAACGGTCCATTTTTTTTATGGCGGTTTTGCCGCGCTACCGGCGCAACCTTATGGAGACATGCGAAAGCGACAAGGTCAAGACCGGAGCTGACGGAAATCCCGACGGCGATCCGCTGGTGCGCGAGCTGCTCGCGGCGAAGCGCGACAAGTCGCTGAACCTCGAAAGCGTGGATATCGCGATCGAGGAGCACCTTCGCATCCCGCAGCACGGTCTGACCGGAATCAATATCATCGCCCAGACCGCTCCGCTGCTCGGACTCCTCGGAACGATCACGGGGCTCATCCGCGCGTTCATCCAGATTCAAAACCTGCAGGGCCAGGTGAATCCAAGCGACCTTGCCGGAGGAATCTGGGAGGCGCTTATCACGACCGCCGCGGGATTGTGCATCGCGATCCCGTGCGTCATCGCGTACCTGCACTTCACCCGCCAGGTGGCGAAGCATGAAACCTGGCTGGCCCGCGCGGTGGCGCACGTCGAAAAGGTTTTCCGCAGGATGGGCTGGGAGGTAATTTAA
- a CDS encoding TonB-dependent receptor, whose product MNRTIYVSAGALAIFASLWMAAPAAAQDEESPPPGDEIILDDESESDGEVELGQVDVEDSKGQGGIKDVPTTTEIIDRAEIEESGAQDMLDLLRRKVGMNENDVFGGTSIGLLGLPAKFTLILLDGKRITGRVFDQLDVNQLPLSAVERIEVIKGPSSTIFGSEAIGGVINIITKKPGQGASGELRGKGGSFGLLTEGIGISWGGGDTSALFDYEHFDYDGYDLDTRSLDSDGDEEDHDAVFAKLRHAFSDASRIEVTALYFDEVRRSTRFAPPDIVRNGDTSTERLQLSADFEWDTNPGEVLRLGIRDGNFDHGYRSYFVGFDSSSATETSFTESSRDYEAEYVWYKSEHIFTLGVRSLRDSIKSDRVESGFADYDTTVAYVEHEWIANPKWTWIWGVRLDDNSSYGKQMSPKVGFRWKPSEAYDLRASVSRGFRAPGLRELYFDFNSPFGYRVEGDPDLQPETSTGYQLTLEARPYKNGQTRLILFRNEVENLISAVEISSSPWLFRESNIENALSQGVEFGWGHRLSSDWTASYDALYTDATDDDSGSRLPNSPKWDHRVSLDYTRGAWNAEAFLRSTSSRFTDSANAIEAPGFTTLDFHFGYRTGAWKLKLHLLNVTDEVDRRYGPKPGFEWQAEAVFAF is encoded by the coding sequence TTGAATCGCACGATATATGTGTCTGCCGGCGCGCTCGCTATTTTCGCTTCGCTTTGGATGGCGGCTCCTGCCGCCGCGCAGGACGAAGAGTCCCCCCCGCCGGGCGACGAGATAATCCTAGACGACGAATCCGAAAGCGACGGCGAAGTCGAACTCGGCCAGGTGGATGTCGAGGATTCGAAGGGGCAGGGGGGGATCAAAGATGTGCCGACAACGACCGAGATAATCGACCGAGCCGAAATCGAAGAAAGCGGCGCGCAGGACATGCTCGATTTGCTTCGGCGCAAAGTCGGAATGAACGAGAACGATGTTTTCGGAGGAACGAGCATCGGGCTTCTGGGGCTTCCCGCCAAGTTCACGCTGATTTTGCTCGACGGCAAGCGCATCACGGGCCGCGTTTTCGACCAACTCGACGTGAACCAGCTTCCCTTGTCGGCGGTCGAGCGGATCGAGGTAATCAAGGGGCCGTCGTCCACGATTTTCGGAAGCGAGGCGATCGGCGGCGTAATAAACATCATCACAAAAAAGCCGGGGCAGGGTGCATCCGGCGAGCTGCGGGGAAAGGGCGGTAGCTTCGGCCTGCTTACGGAAGGCATCGGAATTTCGTGGGGAGGGGGAGACACCTCGGCGCTGTTCGATTATGAGCATTTCGATTACGATGGTTACGACCTCGACACGCGCTCATTGGACAGCGACGGGGATGAAGAAGATCACGACGCGGTTTTCGCAAAGCTCCGGCACGCGTTTTCGGACGCTTCGCGCATCGAAGTCACCGCGTTGTATTTCGACGAGGTGCGGCGCAGCACGCGGTTCGCACCCCCGGACATCGTTCGCAACGGCGACACTTCGACGGAGCGCTTGCAGCTATCCGCGGATTTCGAGTGGGATACAAATCCGGGCGAAGTTTTACGACTGGGCATCCGCGATGGAAATTTCGACCACGGATACCGCAGCTACTTCGTTGGTTTCGATTCCTCCTCTGCGACTGAAACATCTTTCACCGAAAGCTCGCGCGATTACGAGGCCGAATATGTCTGGTACAAGTCCGAACACATTTTTACGCTTGGCGTGAGATCGTTGAGAGACTCGATCAAAAGCGACCGCGTAGAATCCGGATTCGCCGACTACGATACTACCGTCGCATACGTTGAGCATGAGTGGATCGCGAATCCAAAGTGGACTTGGATTTGGGGCGTGCGGCTTGACGATAACAGCTCCTACGGAAAACAAATGAGTCCGAAGGTCGGGTTCCGTTGGAAGCCGAGTGAGGCGTACGACCTGCGGGCAAGCGTTTCGCGCGGATTCCGAGCGCCGGGACTGCGCGAGCTTTACTTCGATTTCAACAGCCCGTTCGGCTACCGCGTCGAAGGAGACCCGGATTTGCAGCCCGAGACCAGCACCGGCTATCAGCTTACTCTCGAAGCGCGGCCGTACAAAAACGGCCAGACCCGCCTGATTCTGTTCCGCAACGAAGTCGAAAATTTGATCAGTGCGGTCGAGATTTCTTCGTCGCCGTGGCTTTTCCGCGAATCCAATATTGAGAACGCGCTGTCGCAGGGAGTTGAATTCGGTTGGGGCCACAGGCTTTCGTCCGACTGGACGGCTTCGTACGATGCGCTTTACACTGATGCAACCGACGATGATTCCGGATCAAGGCTTCCGAATTCGCCGAAGTGGGATCACCGCGTTTCTTTGGATTACACGCGCGGCGCGTGGAACGCCGAGGCTTTTCTTCGAAGCACGTCAAGCCGGTTCACGGATTCCGCAAACGCGATTGAAGCGCCCGGCTTTACGACGCTCGATTTTCACTTCGGTTACAGAACCGGTGCGTGGAAATTAAAGCTGCATCTGCTTAACGTCACCGACGAGGTTGACCGCAGATACGGGCCGAAGCCGGGATTTGAATGGCAGGCTGAAGCGGTGTTCGCCTTTTAG
- a CDS encoding fibronectin type III domain-containing protein: MLSCGEASPTKDIKEYVQQVALPAGEPWTPLDPYNLDPAMGVHAEGFSLWVVDDTGRPNAELTALYRLERKTLADGETMVTISVHGSPGIPHSLLYLRYEYTEFSPKETAISDFFGNKNERISMVVSHTPGLVSIGVARLHPEKGMPTGDGTVATVSFLAQPFDESRNRAPASAPKGDWNRVTTLVANTNAGLNVELRWTEVNTGDYNNDGEVGVADITPIALRFGNIVGDGVEDHIDRYVDGDKSEEIGVSDITPIAVNYLSVVSGYRVYRHREDQPGFVDPFIGSQGGPLTVWRPSVPEDNSRPVYTFIDTQVEVGQGYTYKVVPYDTLALEEGVESNTAYEFVTPATDTTPPVWVAGTGITNSVAADGIIKIWFGRAEDAESPPVQYVLRYATSPIGQASDVRTIVGVTSPFYLGSDPGHNIVNGTEYYMLVRARDSADPYNETSNPPDELIGKGRGTPQSGSTADILPPEWDDEIGITQVLSGDGQLSISFGSATDAGSPPVRYRLYYAPGNGPIIKDQATVVNDIVSPHLLTGLANDQVYSLLVTALDGATVPNETENVEFSLGMPSASGNPDLTPPVWIDQPGIKAVIPGDGSARVTWHGATDADTPPVTYSVYWEEDDGTPPLDYGAADTAGRVMHGLSGESALVIGLTNGVAYRFGVRAADSATPPNLTQNTNSLIATPESGLDTEPPIWITTSGITGAAARNQGADISWGDATDVSSPPVTFNIYWEEDTGSGPVDFLAAEAAGRTKLNVSGNATIVTNLINNRTYRFSVRARDAVGNEDDNTESMTVTPAFTGNFTLTTIDNVGDTGFTPSIAQAPEGWLGIAYYDQGNGTLKYASNESGSWVTETVYTPPVGEVHGPFPSLAFDAMNRPHIVYLDWTDTGDASPTTRVLYVTNDGSWTNYEVVDRGTSGDYDAVLCSPRIAIGPGNIPVVCYTDATNQTLMRTEKNGSNWEELEVTDSFVPGGFQFQVQALRAEPVYFDPGGGQTIGIAYYSQTDGASFSYLDLGQDPPAWVNEVVAGEAGAGLYLDLALDLAGKPVMTFQNAVTGKPMYAKRTGADSWEVEDVDAPRAGNGFSTAVGVINSGGTGIAAAAWFDQNNLGARYAIDKIGEPGFLSPMTVDPTTAGTGFFLSMLVDNVNFTPGRAYIAYTAPNGNNRMLKLAVRNS; the protein is encoded by the coding sequence TTGCTTTCGTGCGGCGAAGCCAGCCCTACAAAGGATATTAAGGAGTACGTCCAGCAGGTCGCGCTGCCCGCGGGCGAGCCGTGGACGCCGCTCGATCCGTACAACTTGGATCCGGCGATGGGTGTTCACGCCGAGGGATTCTCGCTTTGGGTGGTGGACGACACCGGCCGCCCGAACGCCGAGCTTACCGCGCTGTATCGGCTCGAACGAAAAACCTTGGCTGACGGCGAGACGATGGTCACGATTTCGGTTCATGGCAGTCCCGGCATCCCGCACAGCCTGCTTTATCTGCGCTACGAATACACCGAATTTTCGCCGAAGGAAACGGCGATTTCGGACTTTTTCGGCAACAAGAACGAGCGGATTTCGATGGTTGTATCGCATACACCGGGACTTGTCTCCATCGGCGTTGCCCGGCTTCACCCGGAGAAAGGCATGCCGACGGGAGACGGGACGGTGGCTACCGTAAGCTTTCTTGCGCAGCCGTTCGACGAAAGCCGAAACCGTGCGCCCGCCAGTGCGCCGAAGGGAGATTGGAACCGTGTAACTACGCTGGTAGCCAATACAAACGCGGGGCTGAACGTGGAGCTTCGATGGACGGAAGTGAACACGGGCGACTACAACAACGACGGCGAAGTGGGAGTCGCGGACATCACGCCCATCGCGCTGCGCTTCGGTAACATCGTCGGAGACGGTGTAGAGGATCACATCGATCGTTACGTGGACGGCGACAAAAGCGAGGAAATCGGCGTTTCAGACATCACTCCCATTGCGGTGAACTACCTTTCGGTCGTGAGCGGATACCGGGTGTACAGGCACCGCGAGGACCAGCCGGGATTCGTTGACCCGTTTATCGGCAGCCAGGGCGGCCCGCTTACGGTTTGGCGCCCGTCGGTTCCCGAGGACAACAGCAGACCGGTATATACGTTTATTGACACACAGGTCGAGGTGGGACAGGGCTACACTTACAAGGTCGTGCCTTACGACACGCTCGCCCTTGAAGAAGGCGTCGAAAGCAATACCGCATACGAATTCGTTACGCCCGCTACGGACACGACCCCGCCGGTATGGGTGGCGGGCACGGGCATAACCAACTCGGTTGCGGCGGACGGGATAATCAAGATTTGGTTCGGGCGCGCCGAGGATGCGGAGTCGCCGCCGGTGCAGTACGTTTTGCGGTATGCGACCTCTCCAATCGGGCAGGCGTCCGACGTGCGGACTATAGTGGGAGTAACCAGCCCGTTTTATTTGGGAAGCGATCCGGGGCACAACATCGTGAATGGTACCGAATATTACATGCTGGTGCGCGCGCGCGACAGCGCGGATCCTTACAACGAAACGAGCAATCCGCCGGACGAGCTGATCGGAAAAGGGCGCGGTACGCCGCAATCGGGCTCGACCGCTGACATTCTGCCGCCGGAATGGGACGATGAAATCGGAATCACGCAGGTACTCTCCGGCGACGGCCAACTTTCGATTTCCTTCGGCAGCGCGACGGACGCCGGTTCGCCGCCTGTGCGGTACAGACTGTATTACGCGCCGGGCAACGGGCCGATAATCAAAGACCAGGCGACGGTCGTCAACGACATTGTCAGCCCGCACTTGTTGACCGGACTTGCGAACGACCAGGTATACAGCCTGCTTGTCACCGCACTGGACGGTGCAACCGTCCCGAACGAAACGGAAAACGTGGAGTTTTCGCTAGGAATGCCTTCAGCAAGCGGCAACCCCGATTTAACGCCTCCGGTTTGGATTGACCAGCCCGGAATTAAGGCGGTGATTCCCGGGGATGGTTCGGCGCGCGTCACTTGGCACGGGGCGACCGATGCGGACACGCCTCCGGTAACTTACAGTGTTTACTGGGAAGAGGACGACGGGACTCCTCCGCTGGATTACGGAGCAGCGGACACCGCAGGCAGGGTGATGCACGGGCTGTCCGGAGAGAGCGCGCTGGTAATCGGACTGACTAACGGCGTCGCGTACCGCTTCGGCGTGCGCGCCGCGGATTCGGCGACGCCGCCCAATCTCACGCAAAACACCAACAGCCTCATCGCCACACCGGAGTCTGGGTTGGATACCGAGCCGCCTATTTGGATTACAACCTCCGGTATCACCGGGGCGGCCGCTCGCAACCAGGGCGCCGACATTTCGTGGGGGGACGCCACGGACGTTTCTAGTCCGCCGGTCACGTTCAACATTTATTGGGAAGAGGACACGGGCAGCGGGCCGGTGGATTTTCTTGCAGCGGAGGCCGCGGGAAGAACCAAGCTTAATGTTTCCGGCAATGCGACCATTGTGACGAACCTGATAAACAACCGGACGTACAGATTCAGCGTTCGCGCGAGGGATGCCGTCGGAAATGAAGATGACAACACCGAGAGCATGACGGTAACGCCGGCGTTTACGGGAAATTTCACGCTCACTACGATTGACAACGTCGGCGATACGGGATTCACGCCGTCCATCGCGCAAGCGCCGGAGGGCTGGCTGGGCATCGCGTACTATGACCAGGGCAACGGAACGCTTAAATATGCTTCGAACGAGTCGGGCAGCTGGGTGACCGAAACGGTTTACACTCCGCCGGTCGGGGAGGTGCACGGTCCGTTCCCGAGCTTGGCATTCGACGCGATGAACCGTCCGCACATAGTTTACTTGGATTGGACGGATACGGGCGACGCGTCGCCGACGACGCGCGTGCTTTATGTTACGAACGACGGCTCGTGGACAAACTACGAAGTGGTGGATCGCGGAACATCGGGCGATTACGACGCGGTGCTGTGCTCGCCGCGGATCGCGATCGGCCCGGGTAACATTCCGGTGGTGTGTTACACGGACGCGACCAATCAAACTTTAATGCGTACAGAAAAGAACGGAAGCAACTGGGAAGAGCTCGAAGTTACGGACAGCTTCGTTCCGGGCGGCTTCCAGTTCCAGGTGCAGGCGTTAAGGGCCGAGCCGGTATATTTCGATCCGGGCGGCGGCCAGACTATAGGCATTGCGTACTACAGCCAAACGGACGGAGCGTCGTTTTCGTACCTCGACCTCGGTCAAGATCCGCCGGCATGGGTTAACGAGGTGGTTGCGGGCGAGGCGGGGGCGGGGCTGTATCTCGATCTCGCACTCGATCTCGCAGGAAAGCCGGTAATGACATTCCAGAATGCTGTTACCGGCAAGCCGATGTACGCGAAGCGCACGGGAGCGGACTCCTGGGAGGTTGAAGACGTTGACGCACCGCGCGCGGGCAACGGATTTTCCACCGCGGTAGGCGTTATCAATTCCGGCGGGACAGGCATAGCCGCCGCCGCGTGGTTCGACCAGAACAATTTGGGCGCCCGCTATGCGATTGACAAGATTGGAGAGCCGGGATTTCTTTCTCCGATGACGGTTGATCCGACCACCGCGGGAACCGGTTTCTTCCTGAGCATGCTTGTGGACAATGTCAATTTCACGCCGGGGCGTGCGTATATCGCGTATACCGCGCCTAACGGAAATAATCGAATGTTAAAGCTTGCTGTGAGAAATTCGTAA
- a CDS encoding tetratricopeptide repeat protein, producing the protein MLKAFLKTISRCSSRLHALALVLVLGQFFSCYSPQMAHYRSAQSLEADGKYEQAEAEYKLALDAAPDDAAVLLALARFYVNRDRFEDAAPIYTRFLEATADEAVRWEKARREAQFYIDKVAQAEEEKKPKKKEKKPPSDPDNPYGL; encoded by the coding sequence ATGCTCAAGGCATTTCTCAAGACGATAAGCCGTTGTTCCTCCCGCCTCCACGCTCTCGCGCTCGTGCTCGTTCTGGGTCAGTTCTTCTCGTGCTACAGCCCGCAGATGGCGCATTACCGCAGCGCGCAGAGTCTAGAGGCCGACGGAAAGTACGAGCAGGCCGAAGCCGAGTACAAGCTCGCGCTTGACGCCGCGCCCGATGACGCCGCAGTGCTCCTTGCGCTCGCCCGATTCTACGTCAACCGCGACAGGTTTGAGGACGCCGCCCCGATTTACACTCGGTTCCTGGAGGCGACGGCGGACGAGGCGGTAAGGTGGGAAAAGGCGCGACGGGAAGCCCAGTTTTACATTGACAAAGTCGCCCAGGCCGAGGAAGAAAAAAAACCGAAGAAGAAAGAAAAAAAGCCGCCTTCGGATCCCGATAATCCATACGGGCTGTAA